One Sulfurimonas sp. HSL-3221 genomic window, GGACGCGGCGGCGGCAACGGAGGCGGCCCGCGTCGTCGGGAAGGGCTACGTGCCCGAGGCGTACGAAGCGCAGGCACAGAAGATGGCACTGCAGGCGATCAAGCGTTTCCTGCATCCGCAGGTGCAGCAGCTGCGAAAGGCTGCCGACGAGGGCGACATCGACGCCATGATCGATTCGATGGCATTTATTTTAGACATGAGTGAGGAGTAACCGACAATGCGTATGTCCCAGGCTTTTATCCCGACGGAGAAGGAGGCGCCCAAAGACGCGGCGCTCCCGAGCCACATCTATCTGACCCGGGCCGGGTTTATCGCCCAGGTCGCCAGCGGGCTGTACAACCTGATGCCTTTGGGCAAGCGGGTGCTGAAAAAGATCGAAGCGATCATCAACGAAGAGATGGCACGTGCCGGTGCGCAGGAGGTGGACCTCAGTTTCGTCACCCCGGCGGAGCTGTGGGAAGAGAGCGGCCGGATCGAGAAGTTCGGCAAGGAACTGCTGCGCTTCCGTGACCGCAAAGAGAACCTCTTTGTCCTGGGACCGACCCATGAAGAGATGATGGTCAACCTCGTACGCAACCGCGTCAACAGCTACAAGCAGCTGCCGCTGAACCTCTACCAGATCAAGACGAAGTTCCGCGACGAGGCGCGCCCGCGTTTCGGCCTGATGCGCGCACGTGAATTCGTCATGAAAGACGGCTACAGCTTCCACACCTCCTACGAGGACCTCGACCGCGAGTTCGATGCGATGGAAGCGGCCTACAAACGCGTCCTGGAGCGGCTGGGGCTTGATTTTCGCATCGTCGAGGCCGACAGCGGCGCGATCGGCGGGTCGGGCTCGAAGGAGCTGATGGTCCTTGCCGACAGCGGCGAAGATACCCTTGCCGTCTGCGACCGCTGCGAATACGGGGCCAACATCGAGGCCGCCAGACGTTCGGAACGTACGACGATTCCCGAGGCGCCGGAGGCGGACTTCAACAAGTTCGCGACGCCGGGCATTAAGAGCATCGAGGAGCTTGGCGGCTTCTTCCACGTCGACCCCTACTACACCCTTAAGGCCGTGGCGAAGCGGGCGATCTACGAAGAGGGGGACGAAGTCGTCGTCTTCTTCCTGCGCGGCTGCGACGACCTGCAGGAGGTCAAGGCGACGAACGCCTGCGGTGCGCTGGATCTCGTCGATGTCAACGAAGAGGAACTTTCGGCGCTCGGGCTGGTACCGGGCTTCATCGGGCCGCTGGACTTGGATGCCGTGCGTACGATCTTTGACTGGGACGTCAAAGGGGCGGCCAATATGATCTGCGGCGCCAACGAGGCCGATTTCCACTATGTCGGCGTCGATCTTTCGGTCCTTCCGGAAGAGGCGCAGTATGCCGCGCTTTATGAGGTCAAAGAGGGCGACGGCTGCCCGGTCTGCGACGGAAAGCTCTCCTATACGAAAGGGATCGAGGTCGGGCATATCTTCAAGCTCGGCACCGTCTACTCCGCACCGCTGGGGGCGCAGTTCCTCAACGAGAACGGGAAAGCGGAACCTTTCGTGATGGGCACCTACGGTATGGGTGTGAGCCGCCTTATCGCCGCGGTCATCGAGCAGCACCATGACGAGAAGGGGTGCGTCTGGACCAAGGCGACGGCACCCTATCTGGTTAACCTGATGATCTCCAACATCAAAGACGAGGAGCAGGTGGCCCTGGCCGAGAGCCTTTACGCTTCGCTGCAGGATGCGGGTGTTGACGTCATCATGGACGACCGCAAGGAGCGTTTCGGGTTCAAGGCGAAAGACGCGGAACTGGTCGGCTACCCGCTCACCGTTATCATCGGCAAGGAGCTCGCCAACGGCATCGTGCAGTTCTTCGACCGAGCCGAAGATACAAAGACGGATGTTCCCTCTTCCGAAGCCCTCGCGCGCATTATGGAGTGGATCGGATGATCTACTTTCTCCTCTATCTTTTCCTGGAAGTGCTCGTTTCCGTTAAGATCGCTTCGGCGATCGGCGGGGTATGGACCTTCGTCGAGCTGATCGCGAGCGCCCTGGTGGGCATCGTGATCCTGGCGAACTTCCGGGGAACGCTGGCGGAGAATATCAACGCGCTGAACCAGGCGCGTATCGACCCCTTCGAATTTCAGCAGCTTAACCTCTTTACCATTCTAGGCGCTTTTCTGCTGATCGCCCCCGGTTTTCTCACGGATATTTTCGGCGTACTGCTTCAGTTCAGCGTCATAACGAAGATGTTGGTTAACCGATTTGTGTCACAATCCAAGCACGATTCATCAACTCACAACACTCAAAAGGATGACCATGTCATTGATGTCGAAATTGTCAGCGACGATGCTGATAAGCGCTAGCCTTTTTGCCGCAACGAACAGCGAAGTCGAAACCTTTCTCAAGAACAACCTTTCCAAGAATCCCGCCATCAGCTCTTTGACGGTCAAAGTCGTCGAGCGTCAACCGCTTGAGGGCATGAAAGGGTGGGACAGTTTTGTCGTGTCGCTCGATGCCAAGGTGAAGCAGGGCAAGGATGAGCGCGAAGTGAAGCAGCGCGTCATCTATTTCGCCAACGACAAGGTGATCACCGGCGAACTGACCGACATGAAAACGGGCAAAAGCCTTCGCGATGCCGTCGCCCCGAAATTCAAAGCCGAGTATTACAAAAAAGAGAACCTGATTTACGGGAATGCGAATGCAAAGCACAAGGTCGCGATCTTCTCCG contains:
- a CDS encoding proline--tRNA ligase produces the protein MRMSQAFIPTEKEAPKDAALPSHIYLTRAGFIAQVASGLYNLMPLGKRVLKKIEAIINEEMARAGAQEVDLSFVTPAELWEESGRIEKFGKELLRFRDRKENLFVLGPTHEEMMVNLVRNRVNSYKQLPLNLYQIKTKFRDEARPRFGLMRAREFVMKDGYSFHTSYEDLDREFDAMEAAYKRVLERLGLDFRIVEADSGAIGGSGSKELMVLADSGEDTLAVCDRCEYGANIEAARRSERTTIPEAPEADFNKFATPGIKSIEELGGFFHVDPYYTLKAVAKRAIYEEGDEVVVFFLRGCDDLQEVKATNACGALDLVDVNEEELSALGLVPGFIGPLDLDAVRTIFDWDVKGAANMICGANEADFHYVGVDLSVLPEEAQYAALYEVKEGDGCPVCDGKLSYTKGIEVGHIFKLGTVYSAPLGAQFLNENGKAEPFVMGTYGMGVSRLIAAVIEQHHDEKGCVWTKATAPYLVNLMISNIKDEEQVALAESLYASLQDAGVDVIMDDRKERFGFKAKDAELVGYPLTVIIGKELANGIVQFFDRAEDTKTDVPSSEALARIMEWIG
- a CDS encoding FxsA family protein, giving the protein MIYFLLYLFLEVLVSVKIASAIGGVWTFVELIASALVGIVILANFRGTLAENINALNQARIDPFEFQQLNLFTILGAFLLIAPGFLTDIFGVLLQFSVITKMLVNRFVSQSKHDSSTHNTQKDDHVIDVEIVSDDADKR